A window of Aromatoleum bremense genomic DNA:
CCAGCACCGTGTAGGGTGCCAGGCCGATCGGGTCGCCATCGGGCACGAATGCGTCAAACGGGCTGATGAGGGTAATCAAGGTGTCGAAGGTGGTGTCGGCGAGCGCTACCGTCGATGAAGCGGGGTCCGTCTGAATGTAGCTCGTGTTGTAGCTGTCTACTGTGCTACGGATCACATTGCTGCCGCCGACCCCCTGCTGGAACGTCCCGGAAACACCCACCATGGTGCCCTCGAGGAAGGCGACGCCGTCGATGAAATTGCCCGGCAAGACGGAATCCGTGTTGCCGACATTCGAATCGGGGGTGTCGTCGAAATAGAACTTGTAGTCTCCGGTGAGGGCGGTGAACTGGATGATGCCGGGGGCTATCAGCGTGGCCGACTCTTCGGCGGAAAACGCGACGGTGATTTCGAAACACCCGCTGCCAGCATCACAGGTCGCCCCGTTTTTCGACAGGGTGGGAGGCGAGATGTTACCGCCCTGACTGTCGAGCATCGCGTTCAAACGGGCATGGCCGTGGATGTTGATGATCACCGTATCCCCAACCACCGCGCCGGCGACCCAGGTGGAGAACGTGGTGACGGTTTGCCCGTTCGCGATTGCGTTGACGGGCAAGGCGTCGACGACGGCCAAGTCGCCGGATGACTGCCAGTCGAATTCGTTGATCCCCGTGACGTTGTAGGTGCCGTTGCCGCCGGTGCTGAACTGGACGTTGGTCGGGAATTCTGCGTACGTCGCGGGCGATACGGCGCAGAGCAGGAAGCCCAGCGCCACCGTTAATGCTTTGATCTGCGTATTCATACGAGACCTCGCGCGAAAAATTGACGCAAGCTCATCCGGGGGATGTCTGCACCGCAGGCGCAGACATCCCCCGGCGGGCATTCAGACGACATCCGCCTTGTTGGAGCGCCGGCGCAGTCCCGCCAAGCCAAGCAGGCTGCTACCCAGCAACATCAAGGTGCCGGGCTCGGGAACGGAGAACTCCGAATTGGCGTCCGCTTTAAGACCCAGGTCGCCCGCTACAACGATATATTGCGGAAAGCCGATCGTATCCCCGGCATCGTGGGCCGCGGCCTCGCCTGTCGAGCGCAGCGACACCAGCGTATCGAAAGTGGTATCGACGAGCGGCTGGTTCGACGCCGGATCGGCCTGGATGAAACTGTCGTCATAGCTGGTGACGGTGTTGGTCAGGAGATTGGAGCCGCCAACGCCTGCAATGAATGTTCCCGATACACCGACGATATCGCCCGACAGGAAGGGGGTACCGTTGGTGAAGCCGGTGCCGCTGTCCACATCGGAGTCCGGGGTGTCGTCATAGAAATACGAATACGTGCCGTTGATGGTGTTGAACTGAAGAATCCCTGCGGCGATGAGCGTCGCCGTCTCGGTGGCCTCAAACGCCACGGTGATCTCGAAGCCCTCGTCGCCGTCGGCGTCGGCGTCGGGGCCGTCGGCGGCGCCGTTAGTATCCAGCGTGGTGGGCGCGACGCTGCCGCCGCCATTATCCGTCATGTCATTCAGGCGGGCCTGGCCTTGGAGGTCGAAGGTCACCGTGTCGCCGATGACGGCGGTGGCCGCCCAGGTGGCGAACGAGTCGGTGAGCGCGCCGTTCGCGGTGGAGCCGGTCCCGGTCAGGTCATCCAGAATCACCAGATCGCCGGACGACTGCCAGTCGAACTCGTTGATGCCGACGACGTCATAGCCGCCGGCCCCCCCGTCGGTGACGCCGTCCCCGGTGCCGGTCGTGGAGAACTGGACCTCGGTATCGATGGCCTGGGCCTGCGGCGACATGGCCATGGCCGCGAGGACCGCGCCGACCGCCGATGCTGACTTGAGTTGGGCTTTCATTGTTGCCTCCTTCGTGAAGCTGATGAAGAATGTGCTCGGCTGTCAGCGAAGAGATGCTGACGCCAACGAGGTAACGCAAACTCCGGGCCAGATTTGCAGTCGATTGTATTCAAACAGAAAATTATTTCTTCCGTGGATATCCCCAGGTGACGTGGCCCGCGAATGTAAAGTTTTTCGACAGCAGGCGACGCAAACGCGGGATCGCGCGCGTGCCACGTGCGGTCGGACTGATCCTTGGTGAGCAAGCGGCCGACCACCGGCCAGGATGTGACGTCGCGAATACGCCACTTGCGAAGGCATGCGATCATGCGGCGTCGAACCGCGGCACGCTCGTGTGATACCGCAGGCGAGAACGCAGGCGAGAACGCAGGAAATCGGGCTGCGTCCCGTTCAGCGCGTCATGCCGCCGGATGGCACGTTTGGCCAAGTAACGCACTTCTTGGTAATCGTTCGAGGAAGCTGGTATGGAGCAGGCGGCTGAAGCGCTCAGGGTCTTTCTGGTCAGGAACGTGTTTACCCCCGTCAGCGGGTTCACGTTTCCGGCCTGGATGTCTTTGCTGCGGCGGCACCGGTTCAGAATTGCGCCGCGCTATTGGCCGCGGGCGGCTTTCGTCACGCTCAACAGCATTGCGACATCGGTGCAAGGCGCGCGCGAAGCCCGGGAATTCCAAGCGAGAATTCGCGACGTCCGGATCAAGCCCCCGATATTCGTTCTCGGGCATTGGCGCAGCGGGACGACGCATCTTCACAACCTGCTTTCGCTGGATCCGCAATTTGCGTATCCGAACTTCTATCAGGTCACGAATCCCCACATTTTTCTGACCACGGAGGCGCGCGCCAAGAGCGCCAAGGCCTTCAAGCTGCTGTCGCCGAAGACGCGCCTGATCGACAATATGGAAGCAAACCTCGACTCTCCGATGGAAGACGAGGTGGCGCTGGCGGTGCTCACCGGCCTGTCTCCGATACTGGATGTGGTCTTTCCGCGAGCCGGGTTTCCCTGCGACAAGTACTTGACGCTCAGGAATGTGCCGGAAGGGGAACTCGCGCGGTGGCGGGAAGGCTTGCTGCTGTTCATGAAGAAATTGACGCTGGCAAACGACCGCCGGATCGTCCTGAAATCGCCGCCCCATACCTGCCGGGTAAAACTGTTACTCGAGCTGTTTCCCGAGGCATCCTTCATCCATATCCACCGCAATCCCTATGTCGTTTTCAAGTCGTACATGCGCTCGATCAGGATCATGCAGGAGATGATGCAACTGCAGTGGCCGGATAACTCCGGGCTTGAGCGCAGAGTCATCGAACAATACCGCGTGATGCATGACGCTTTCCTTGAGGAGCGGTCGCTGGTGCCGAGGGAGCGGTTTTTTGAGCTGCCCTATGAGGCGCTGGAGAAGGATCCGGTCTTGCAGATCCGTTCGATCTACCGTCACTTCAACCTGCCCGGATTTGACGCGCTGGAGCCGTCGTTGAATTCCTATCTGGGAACAATCAGGCATTACCAGAAGAGCGAACTCTCCGATCTCTCGCCGGAGTTGAAGAACAGGATATCGGTGGCATGGGGCAGGTACTTCGAGGAATGGGGCTATCCGGCATAGGGGCAGCCAAGGCAATGATGATCCCGACGCGGCGGGAGCCGGGTTCATTCATCCGGCCCGGCGCCCGCCTTCAGGCGCCGGGCCGGCACGCCGCCCCACACCTCCCCCGGGCCGATCCGGGTGCCTTTGGATACCACCGCACCGGTGGCGACGATCGCGCGGTCGCCGATCGTGACGCCTGCGAGGACGCAGGAATGGGCGCCGATGGTCACATCATTGCCGATCCGGA
This region includes:
- the pepA gene encoding flocculation-associated PEP-CTERM protein PepA — encoded protein: MKAQLKSASAVGAVLAAMAMSPQAQAIDTEVQFSTTGTGDGVTDGGAGGYDVVGINEFDWQSSGDLVILDDLTGTGSTANGALTDSFATWAATAVIGDTVTFDLQGQARLNDMTDNGGGSVAPTTLDTNGAADGPDADADGDEGFEITVAFEATETATLIAAGILQFNTINGTYSYFYDDTPDSDVDSGTGFTNGTPFLSGDIVGVSGTFIAGVGGSNLLTNTVTSYDDSFIQADPASNQPLVDTTFDTLVSLRSTGEAAAHDAGDTIGFPQYIVVAGDLGLKADANSEFSVPEPGTLMLLGSSLLGLAGLRRRSNKADVV
- a CDS encoding sulfotransferase family protein: MEQAAEALRVFLVRNVFTPVSGFTFPAWMSLLRRHRFRIAPRYWPRAAFVTLNSIATSVQGAREAREFQARIRDVRIKPPIFVLGHWRSGTTHLHNLLSLDPQFAYPNFYQVTNPHIFLTTEARAKSAKAFKLLSPKTRLIDNMEANLDSPMEDEVALAVLTGLSPILDVVFPRAGFPCDKYLTLRNVPEGELARWREGLLLFMKKLTLANDRRIVLKSPPHTCRVKLLLELFPEASFIHIHRNPYVVFKSYMRSIRIMQEMMQLQWPDNSGLERRVIEQYRVMHDAFLEERSLVPRERFFELPYEALEKDPVLQIRSIYRHFNLPGFDALEPSLNSYLGTIRHYQKSELSDLSPELKNRISVAWGRYFEEWGYPA